AAAATCACCTTTAACTAATTATTTTCTTTGTATTTTTTAAGTTCTTCATCAAGATTAATTTCATTTAGCTTTTCAAATTCATCATCAAGAGAAGGTGTTTTAAGATCTGCTAAACCTTCTGCATAACTTTCCTTCTTTTGAATCTTTCTTTCTATATCATCAAGATTTATCTTATTTGAGCTTGTTGAAACATTTGCAAGTATTTCATTTACCTTTTCATTTGCCTCTGCATTTGTATATCTTGCAGCTGCTTCATCTCTATACTTTCTTGTTTTTTCTATTTCAGTGTCTAAATCTCTTAACTTATCCTTAATAGCATCTGCCTTCTTTTGTGCATCAGCATAGGTAGCTTTAAGTGAATTAAATCTCTTTTCTGCATCTAACTTTCTTTCAAGTGCTTTCTTTGCAAGCTCTTCATTTCCCTTACTTAATGCAAGCTTTACTTTTTCATCATAATCCTTAACCTCAGCCTCAGCTGCTTCCATCTTCTTCTTAGTTTCGTGTACATTTCCAAGAATTTGTGCTGATGATATTTTCGCCTTATTAAGGCTTTCCTCCATATCTCTTACCTTTTGATCTAGAAGTTCAACTGGGTTTTCAACACTATCTAGTGCAGTATTCACCTTTGATCTAAAAATATTTGACACTCTCTTAAAAATACTCATTATTTTTTCCTCCTTAAACCCTATAAATTTTTATTTTTTATATATTAATTTTTAATGTCTTCTG
The window above is part of the Clostridium cylindrosporum DSM 605 genome. Proteins encoded here:
- a CDS encoding PspA/IM30 family protein — protein: MSIFKRVSNIFRSKVNTALDSVENPVELLDQKVRDMEESLNKAKISSAQILGNVHETKKKMEAAEAEVKDYDEKVKLALSKGNEELAKKALERKLDAEKRFNSLKATYADAQKKADAIKDKLRDLDTEIEKTRKYRDEAAARYTNAEANEKVNEILANVSTSSNKINLDDIERKIQKKESYAEGLADLKTPSLDDEFEKLNEINLDEELKKYKENN